In Chelonia mydas isolate rCheMyd1 chromosome 20, rCheMyd1.pri.v2, whole genome shotgun sequence, a single genomic region encodes these proteins:
- the BCDIN3D gene encoding RNA 5'-monophosphate methyltransferase: MAAPMSEGAEGTPSGSEPGAAPYGNFPNYSRFHPPEGRVRLLPPALLGRLFPAGPSPLLGLDVGCNSGELSVALYRHLLGLQENEASPDQPVVGKSLNLLCCDIDAALIERAERCSPFPGSISYTTLDVMDAGARELFLSSYLSRFSRSTFDIGFCMSVTMWIHLNHGDDGLVEFLSYLSSLCKYLLIEPQPWKCYRAAARRLRKLGRNDFDHFRSLAINGDMAERITQILTEDGAMELVCCFGSTSWDRSLLLFKSKRGTQKQL; the protein is encoded by the exons ATGGCGGCCCCCATGAGTGAGGGGGCCGAGGGGACGCCCAGCGGCTCCGAGCCCGGGGCGGCCCCCTACGGGAACTTCCCCAATTACTCCCGCTTCCACCCGCCCGAGGGCCGCGTCCGCCTCCTGCCGCCGGCGCTGCTGGGGCGGCTCTTCCCCGCGGGGCCCTCCCCGCTGCTGGGGCTGGACGTCGGCTGCAACTCGGGG GAGCTAAGTGTTGCTCTGTACAGACACCTCCTTGGTCTTCAGGAGAACGAGGCCAGCCCTGATCAGCCTGTTGTTGGAAAGTCCCTGAACCTCCTGTGCTGTGATATCGATGCAGCACTGATCGAGAGAGCTGAGCGATGCAGTCCCTTTCCTGGCTCCATCTCCTACACCACCCTGGATGTCATGGATGCTGGCGCCCGGGAGTTATTCTTGAGCTCCTATCTGAGCAGATTCAGCCGTTCCACCTTTGACATTGGCTTTTGTATGTCAGTGACCATGTGGATCCACCTGAACCACGGGGATGATGGCCTGGTGGAGTTCTTATCTTACCTTTCATCTCTGTGCAAGTACCTGCTTATTGAACCCCAGCCGTGGAAGTGTTATAGAGCAGCCGCCCGGCGCCTCCGGAAGCTGGGTAGGAATGATTTTGACCACTTCCGCTCTCTTGCCATCAACGGGGACATGGCAGAGAGGATAACCCAGATTTTAACTGAGGACGGTGCCATGGAACTGGTGTGCTGCTTTGGAAGCACAAGCTGGGACAGGAGTCTCTTGCTTTTTAAATCAAAGAGAGGGACTCAAAAGCAACTCTGA